One Nonomuraea angiospora DNA segment encodes these proteins:
- the asnB gene encoding asparagine synthase (glutamine-hydrolyzing): MCGICGWVDFERDLLDERAAAQAMTDTMACRGPDDQGLWMAPHAAIGHRRLAIIDLPGGRQPMVAADDGRDPAVLTYSGEVYNYRELRAELAARGHRFRTQSDTEVVLRAYLEWGEDLAARLNGMYAFAVWDAERDELLLVRDRMGIKPLYYYPTSHGVLFGSEPKAILANPLAHRVLDADGLRELVAYVKTPEHGIFKGMYEVRPGQLIRVNRDGCSKRRYWQLESHEHRDNVDSTVKTVRDLLEDIVHRQLISDVPLCALLSGGLDSSTITALAARGLAEQGLGRVRSFAVDFAGYTENFKPDPTRSTPDAPYVHEVAGHIDAEHTDIVLDSRELMNPAVRAAVLRARDLPIGIGDMDSSLYLLFEAIRGHSTVALSGESADEVFGGYRWFHDPAAVGADTFPWFIGGLTDRLGVEQLFKEELERKLDVSGYQDASYRQAMAEVPELPGEEGHERRMRQISYLHLTRFVQILLDRKDRMSMAVGLEVRVPFCDHRLVEYVFNAPWAMKTFDGREKSLLRAAAAGLLPESVLQRVKSPYPSTQDPAYEQALREEARALVERDTPCAQLLDLDKARALIDRPVGESSFLAARASLERLLQLDAWLREYRVHLAL, from the coding sequence ATGTGCGGCATCTGCGGCTGGGTTGACTTCGAGCGGGACCTGCTGGACGAGAGGGCCGCCGCGCAGGCCATGACGGACACGATGGCCTGCCGCGGCCCCGACGACCAGGGGCTCTGGATGGCGCCGCACGCCGCCATCGGTCACCGGAGGCTGGCCATCATCGACCTCCCCGGCGGCCGGCAGCCGATGGTCGCCGCCGACGACGGGCGGGACCCGGCCGTCCTGACGTACAGCGGCGAGGTGTACAACTACCGCGAGCTGCGCGCGGAGCTGGCCGCCCGCGGGCACCGCTTCCGCACCCAGAGCGACACCGAGGTCGTCCTGCGCGCCTACCTCGAGTGGGGCGAGGACCTGGCCGCCCGCCTGAACGGCATGTACGCCTTCGCCGTCTGGGACGCCGAGCGCGATGAGCTGCTGCTGGTCCGCGACCGCATGGGGATCAAGCCGCTGTACTACTACCCGACCTCCCATGGCGTGCTGTTCGGCTCGGAGCCCAAGGCGATCCTCGCCAACCCGCTCGCCCACCGGGTGCTCGACGCCGACGGGCTCCGCGAGCTGGTCGCGTACGTCAAGACGCCGGAGCACGGCATCTTCAAGGGCATGTACGAGGTGCGCCCCGGCCAGCTCATCCGGGTGAACCGCGACGGGTGCAGCAAGCGCCGCTACTGGCAGCTGGAGTCCCACGAGCACCGGGACAACGTGGACTCCACGGTCAAGACGGTGCGCGACCTGCTGGAGGACATCGTCCACCGCCAGCTCATCAGCGACGTGCCGCTGTGCGCGCTGCTGTCGGGCGGCCTCGATTCCAGCACCATCACCGCGCTCGCCGCCAGGGGCCTGGCGGAGCAGGGCCTGGGGAGGGTCCGCTCGTTCGCCGTGGACTTCGCCGGCTACACCGAGAACTTCAAGCCCGATCCGACCCGTTCGACGCCCGACGCGCCGTACGTCCACGAGGTGGCCGGGCACATCGACGCCGAGCACACCGACATCGTGCTCGACTCGCGGGAGCTGATGAACCCGGCCGTGCGGGCCGCCGTGCTGCGCGCCCGCGACCTGCCGATCGGCATCGGCGACATGGACAGCTCGCTCTACCTGCTGTTCGAGGCGATCAGGGGGCACTCCACGGTGGCGCTGTCCGGGGAGTCGGCCGACGAGGTGTTCGGCGGCTACCGGTGGTTCCACGACCCGGCGGCGGTGGGGGCCGACACCTTCCCGTGGTTCATCGGCGGCCTCACCGACCGGCTGGGGGTGGAGCAGCTGTTCAAGGAGGAGCTGGAGCGCAAGCTCGACGTCTCCGGCTACCAGGACGCGAGCTACCGCCAGGCCATGGCCGAGGTGCCCGAGCTGCCCGGCGAGGAGGGGCACGAGCGGCGCATGCGCCAGATCAGCTATCTGCACCTGACCCGGTTCGTACAGATCCTGCTCGACCGCAAGGACCGGATGAGCATGGCCGTCGGGCTGGAGGTCCGGGTGCCGTTCTGCGACCACCGGCTGGTGGAGTACGTCTTCAACGCCCCCTGGGCGATGAAGACCTTCGACGGGCGGGAGAAGAGCCTGCTGCGCGCGGCCGCCGCCGGCCTGCTGCCGGAGTCGGTGCTCCAGCGGGTCAAGAGCCCCTACCCGTCCACGCAGGACCCCGCCTACGAGCAGGCCCTGCGCGAGGAGGCCCGCGCCCTGGTCGAGCGCGACACGCCCTGCGCCCAGCTGCTCGACCTGGACAAGGCGCGTGCGCTCATCGACCGCCCCGTGGGCGAGTCCAGCTTCCTCGCCGCCCGCGCCTCGCTGGAGCGGCTGCTGCAGCTCGACGCGTGGCTCAGGGAGTACCGGGTTCACCTCGCCCTCTGA
- a CDS encoding PPOX class F420-dependent oxidoreductase — protein sequence MAPNIATARHVDLPELLEFLRPRHHGLLSTTRKDGRPQLSPVSCGVDEDGRIVVSTYPDRVKARNARRDERVSICVLSDDWNGPYVQVDGHAEVLDMPDALEALVEYYRCIAGEHPDWDEYRDAMRRQDKSLIRIHIDRWGPIATGGFPARLISE from the coding sequence ATGGCTCCGAACATCGCCACCGCCCGCCACGTCGACCTGCCCGAGCTGCTCGAGTTCCTCCGCCCTCGGCACCACGGCCTGCTCTCGACCACCCGCAAGGACGGCCGGCCGCAGCTCTCACCCGTCAGCTGCGGGGTCGACGAGGACGGCCGGATCGTGGTCTCCACCTATCCCGACCGGGTCAAGGCCCGCAACGCCCGCCGCGACGAGAGGGTGTCCATCTGCGTGTTGTCCGACGACTGGAACGGCCCGTACGTCCAGGTCGACGGGCACGCGGAGGTGCTGGACATGCCCGACGCCCTCGAAGCCCTGGTCGAGTACTACCGGTGCATCGCCGGCGAGCACCCCGACTGGGACGAGTACCGGGACGCCATGCGGCGCCAGGACAAGTCGCTGATCCGCATCCACATCGACCGCTGGGGCCCCATCGCGACCGGCGGCTTCCCCGCCCGCCTGATCTCGGAGTGA